From Methanocella paludicola SANAE, a single genomic window includes:
- a CDS encoding replication factor C small subunit — translation MTIIVVEVIEMASDDVWTEKYRPKTLDEVIGQEQIVRRLKSYVKTGNLPHLLFSGPPGVGKTACAVALAKDMFGDTWQNNFTELNASDERGIDVVRNNIKNFARTAPLGDARFKIIFLDEADALTSDAQSALRRTMERYTATCRFIISCNYSSKIIEPIQSRCAVYRFGPLGPKDIETMARRIEKGEGIKITKDGLDAIIYVARGDMRRAVNALQSASTVSKDITAEAVYETTSTARPKEIEEMLKLALNGQFMDSRNKLDDLLIKYGLSGSDIIDQIYASMFSLGLDEDVLVALVDRIGEADFRLTEGGNERIQVEALLAHFKMHGEAMKK, via the coding sequence ATGACCATTATAGTGGTGGAAGTTATCGAGATGGCATCGGACGATGTTTGGACAGAGAAGTACAGGCCGAAGACGCTCGACGAGGTCATCGGGCAGGAGCAGATAGTCCGGAGGCTTAAGTCGTACGTGAAGACGGGTAATTTGCCCCACCTGCTGTTCTCGGGGCCGCCCGGCGTCGGAAAGACGGCCTGCGCCGTCGCGCTCGCCAAGGACATGTTCGGCGATACATGGCAGAATAATTTTACCGAGCTGAACGCCTCCGACGAGCGGGGGATCGATGTCGTCCGGAATAACATAAAGAATTTCGCCCGGACCGCGCCCCTGGGGGACGCCAGGTTCAAGATCATCTTTCTGGATGAGGCGGACGCCCTCACGTCGGACGCCCAGTCGGCCCTGCGCCGCACGATGGAGCGCTACACTGCGACGTGCCGCTTCATCATTTCCTGTAACTATTCATCCAAGATCATCGAGCCCATCCAGTCCCGCTGTGCCGTCTATCGTTTCGGCCCCCTTGGCCCTAAGGACATCGAGACCATGGCCCGGCGCATCGAGAAAGGCGAGGGCATTAAAATCACTAAAGACGGCCTGGACGCCATCATTTACGTGGCCCGCGGGGACATGCGGAGGGCTGTTAACGCGCTGCAGTCCGCTTCCACCGTGTCTAAGGACATCACCGCCGAGGCGGTCTACGAGACCACGAGCACGGCCCGGCCTAAGGAGATCGAGGAGATGCTGAAGCTGGCGCTTAACGGGCAGTTCATGGACTCCCGCAACAAGCTTGACGATCTGCTTATCAAGTATGGGCTGTCGGGCAGCGATATCATCGACCAGATCTATGCTTCCATGTTTTCGCTGGGGCTTGACGAGGATGTACTCGTTGCGCTCGTGGACCGTATAGGAGAGGCTGACTTCCGGCTGACCGAGGGCGGTAACGAGCGTATCCAGGTCGAGGCGCTGCTGGCTCACTTTAAGATGCATGGCGAGGCCATGAAAAAATAA
- a CDS encoding DUF2240 family protein, whose protein sequence is MSDLELAVARAFQLRGKSRLNRTEFTFALAYELKWFTPEESKDVLDAALKQGLLKEEGGKLAPTFNVKGVVVPADFKPGMAILEKKSLFDRTLDLLASAGIDRATALEMIGKKQKEYGGLVTPEVAALIIAKEKKLNIEPYVDEAYRQVLEKKY, encoded by the coding sequence GTGAGCGACCTGGAGCTGGCCGTTGCCCGGGCTTTTCAGCTTCGGGGCAAGTCCAGGCTTAATCGTACGGAGTTTACCTTTGCCCTTGCATACGAGCTCAAGTGGTTCACGCCCGAGGAGAGTAAGGATGTGCTGGATGCGGCCTTGAAGCAGGGCCTGCTTAAGGAGGAAGGCGGTAAGCTGGCGCCCACTTTTAACGTGAAGGGAGTCGTGGTGCCTGCCGATTTTAAGCCCGGTATGGCTATTTTAGAAAAAAAGAGCCTTTTTGACAGGACTTTGGATCTGCTGGCTTCTGCAGGCATTGACCGGGCGACTGCTCTCGAAATGATCGGTAAGAAGCAGAAGGAGTATGGCGGCCTTGTGACGCCCGAGGTGGCCGCACTTATTATAGCTAAAGAGAAAAAGCTCAATATCGAGCCTTACGTGGATGAAGCGTACCGGCAAGTCCTTGAAAAGAAATATTGA
- a CDS encoding transglutaminase domain-containing protein, protein MPSSPKKEQMARAILSILTIFCLIITYTAGSASAETYIFDCTARSQVRITQTTIISVSGLDPMTIPNGSKILYNASYPSSSNVNGYFISSSGVQINADPAPSSISGIMTDKYGNKYKQLAWDIDSNSSRSFDIVVTTGFYADIKGDLSPLSYEDTIGTSAYPEYRAPTDMVQSDAPAIINKKNVLLSGVTSQAEAVDRIMNFVKTSIPVDDPDVPKDALSSLSSSKGNCVNRAHLALALLRSAGIPARCVQGLVYGDEYTVSYTVDGGKGVTKITWGNGPHVWVEVYYPDEGAWVAYDPFMDKGFVDSRHVKLSIGKDDNPDDASTRGDVGMLYIDGASPSVTFTSDVSSSSLQDSISLRYKYTKQSPKGVFMIARELRSSLAPTPAPTLKPNNTTVTPTPSPVISLVPTTQPTIIPGDNAKHNVSGTIVDASTGASIQGATVVLDTVEISASQTGKFAFLYAVTNGSYVLSVSAPGYMTEKQVLMPNNADIDVKVKLVSLSNSTTPTPTAKPSPAPGILLALAALAGGMLLRRGRAP, encoded by the coding sequence GTGCCGTCGTCACCGAAAAAAGAACAGATGGCCCGCGCCATTCTCTCGATCCTTACCATCTTTTGCCTGATCATCACTTATACGGCAGGCTCCGCCTCTGCGGAAACCTACATCTTCGACTGCACCGCCCGGTCACAGGTCCGCATCACGCAGACGACGATAATCAGCGTGTCAGGCCTTGACCCGATGACGATCCCCAACGGGTCGAAGATCCTTTATAACGCGTCATACCCTTCCTCATCCAACGTTAACGGCTATTTCATTTCATCATCCGGCGTACAGATCAACGCCGATCCGGCACCGTCGTCCATTTCCGGTATCATGACCGACAAATACGGGAACAAGTACAAGCAGCTCGCCTGGGACATCGACAGTAATTCGAGCCGGTCTTTTGATATCGTCGTCACGACCGGCTTTTATGCGGACATCAAGGGCGACCTTAGCCCTCTCTCCTATGAGGACACGATTGGCACGTCCGCATATCCCGAGTACAGAGCGCCGACGGACATGGTGCAGTCTGACGCTCCGGCCATCATCAACAAGAAAAACGTATTGCTCTCGGGCGTGACATCGCAGGCTGAGGCCGTGGACAGGATCATGAACTTCGTCAAGACGAGCATCCCCGTCGACGACCCGGACGTTCCCAAGGATGCGCTTTCCTCACTGAGCAGCTCGAAGGGCAACTGTGTGAACCGCGCCCACCTTGCGCTGGCGCTGCTGAGGAGCGCGGGCATACCGGCACGCTGTGTCCAGGGGCTTGTCTATGGCGACGAATATACCGTATCGTATACTGTCGACGGCGGAAAGGGCGTGACGAAGATCACCTGGGGCAACGGCCCGCACGTATGGGTCGAGGTCTACTACCCGGACGAAGGCGCCTGGGTGGCGTACGACCCGTTCATGGACAAGGGGTTCGTCGATAGCCGGCACGTTAAATTATCTATTGGCAAAGACGACAACCCGGACGACGCTTCTACCCGGGGCGACGTGGGAATGCTCTACATTGACGGTGCGAGCCCGTCGGTGACCTTTACTTCCGACGTATCCTCCTCCAGCCTCCAGGATTCCATCTCGCTGCGCTATAAATACACGAAACAGTCGCCGAAGGGCGTGTTCATGATCGCCCGCGAGCTTCGCTCGTCCCTCGCGCCTACCCCGGCTCCTACGCTTAAGCCGAATAACACGACGGTCACGCCGACGCCATCGCCAGTTATTTCGTTGGTTCCCACGACACAGCCGACTATAATTCCGGGCGATAATGCAAAACACAACGTTTCCGGCACGATCGTCGACGCCTCCACGGGCGCTTCTATCCAGGGCGCCACCGTAGTGCTGGACACGGTCGAAATATCGGCCAGCCAGACAGGTAAGTTCGCTTTCCTTTACGCAGTGACCAACGGCTCGTACGTGCTGAGCGTGAGCGCGCCAGGCTATATGACCGAGAAGCAGGTGCTCATGCCCAATAATGCGGACATCGACGTCAAGGTCAAGCTCGTGTCCCTCTCGAACTCTACCACCCCGACGCCTACGGCCAAGCCCTCCCCTGCGCCCGGCATCCTGCTCGCTCTTGCCGCGCTGGCCGGCGGCATGCTTCTGCGGAGGGGACGAGCGCCGTGA
- a CDS encoding SPFH domain-containing protein, protein MLLQALTGAEVLFGVVVLFFIGVIILILVSGIRIIQPYQQGLWILLGQYRGRLNPGFNWVIPLVSNVIKLDLRTQVLEIPKQEVITKDNSPTNVDAVIYIKVVDPEKAYFEVTNYRMATIALAQTTLRSVIGDMELDEVLYNRDLINNRLRDILDKSTDAWGVRVEAVEIREVDPVGPVKAAMEEQTSAERRRRAAILLADGNKRSAILEAEGAKQSMILKAEGSRQSKILEAEGTRVSSILQAQGQAQSLRLISLGAVPLDKKALTVLSLDTLSKMSNGQATKIIFPFEISKLVEQSAKYLGASEEKVPEVGAEMDVERLVGKPEDVLGKIPNPDELRAEVASIESQLKKDLEDTAKTTKDLKKLGAEKPSEFMDKK, encoded by the coding sequence ATGTTACTACAAGCATTAACCGGAGCAGAAGTGCTATTTGGCGTCGTTGTGCTGTTCTTCATCGGCGTCATCATCCTCATATTAGTATCGGGCATCCGCATCATTCAGCCCTACCAGCAGGGCCTGTGGATCCTGCTGGGCCAGTACAGGGGCCGTTTAAACCCCGGCTTTAACTGGGTCATTCCCCTGGTGAGCAACGTCATCAAGCTGGACTTGCGTACGCAGGTGCTGGAAATACCGAAACAGGAGGTCATCACCAAGGATAACTCGCCCACGAACGTGGACGCCGTTATATACATTAAAGTGGTGGACCCTGAAAAGGCATACTTCGAGGTCACCAATTACCGTATGGCGACGATCGCGCTGGCTCAGACGACCTTAAGGAGCGTCATCGGCGACATGGAGCTCGACGAAGTGCTGTATAACCGTGACCTCATCAACAACCGCCTGAGGGACATCCTGGACAAGTCCACGGACGCCTGGGGCGTGCGGGTCGAGGCCGTCGAGATCCGTGAAGTGGACCCCGTCGGGCCCGTCAAGGCTGCCATGGAGGAGCAGACCTCCGCCGAGAGGCGCAGGAGGGCCGCGATCCTTCTGGCCGACGGTAACAAGCGTTCCGCTATCCTGGAGGCCGAAGGTGCCAAGCAGTCGATGATCTTAAAGGCAGAAGGCTCGAGGCAGTCCAAGATCCTGGAAGCCGAAGGTACCCGTGTATCGAGCATCCTGCAGGCCCAGGGCCAGGCCCAGTCGCTTCGGCTCATATCGCTGGGCGCAGTGCCGCTGGATAAGAAGGCCCTCACGGTGCTTTCGCTGGACACGCTTTCGAAGATGTCCAACGGCCAGGCCACGAAGATCATATTCCCGTTCGAGATCTCGAAGCTCGTCGAGCAGTCCGCAAAGTACCTGGGCGCATCCGAAGAAAAGGTCCCCGAGGTTGGTGCCGAGATGGACGTCGAGCGTCTCGTGGGCAAGCCCGAGGACGTGCTCGGCAAGATCCCCAACCCCGACGAGCTAAGGGCTGAGGTAGCAAGCATCGAGTCCCAGCTCAAGAAGGACCTTGAGGATACCGCCAAGACCACGAAGGACCTCAAGAAGCTAGGCGCCGAGAAGCCTTCGGAGTTTATGGATAAAAAGTAA
- a CDS encoding NfeD family protein yields the protein MNMELGWILLVAGVLFLLVELALPGYFAVVPGTILVIVGGLMILFPGLVTSPLGVALLVVLTIIVSALTIAFYKRLAPVQKPFTTSMDSLVGRVGEVITQVSPDSIDGKVKIDSQVWSATSDECIDACQKVSVVKVSGVHLFVKKV from the coding sequence ATGAATATGGAACTGGGCTGGATATTATTGGTGGCAGGCGTGCTCTTCCTGCTGGTTGAGCTGGCTTTACCAGGGTATTTTGCGGTCGTGCCCGGGACGATCCTGGTGATCGTGGGCGGGCTGATGATCCTGTTCCCGGGGCTGGTCACGTCTCCCCTCGGTGTCGCGCTGCTGGTCGTGTTAACAATTATCGTCAGCGCTCTTACGATAGCGTTCTATAAGCGTCTGGCTCCCGTCCAGAAGCCATTCACTACCAGCATGGATTCGCTCGTAGGCCGGGTCGGGGAAGTCATAACGCAGGTCTCGCCGGATTCCATCGACGGCAAGGTGAAGATCGATTCCCAGGTCTGGAGCGCCACGTCTGACGAGTGCATCGATGCCTGCCAGAAGGTAAGCGTCGTTAAAGTATCTGGAGTCCATTTGTTCGTTAAGAAGGTATAG
- a CDS encoding CRISPR-associated protein Cas4 — protein sequence MLSPRPELALDDAITRASDDSLLIYGPSYEQTIVGSAAEAREIAMQIVTGLIQEKGQHGEEALMGILFPRTTGTTLYSEKLRISGTVDKIVMAGGAPVPVIISPSQPPKNGVYASDRIRLAAYAMLLGEKYDALCSLGAVEYVPGWCLRRAEIRYEDKRKALYARNRVMDMDRGRMPEAERGKWCGACGHSDACSVKPSLLSSLFK from the coding sequence ATGTTATCCCCGAGGCCGGAACTGGCCCTCGACGATGCCATTACGAGGGCAAGTGACGACTCGCTCCTCATATACGGTCCCTCATACGAGCAGACTATTGTGGGATCAGCGGCCGAGGCCCGGGAAATAGCGATGCAGATCGTCACAGGCCTAATACAGGAAAAGGGCCAGCATGGAGAGGAAGCGCTCATGGGCATTCTCTTTCCTCGCACAACGGGCACCACGCTATATTCCGAAAAGCTCCGCATATCGGGCACCGTCGATAAGATAGTTATGGCCGGGGGTGCTCCCGTTCCGGTGATCATTTCCCCATCACAGCCCCCGAAAAACGGGGTTTACGCATCGGACCGGATACGGCTCGCCGCTTATGCGATGCTCCTCGGAGAAAAGTACGACGCTCTCTGCTCTTTAGGCGCCGTCGAATACGTGCCCGGATGGTGTCTGAGGCGGGCAGAGATAAGATACGAGGATAAACGAAAGGCTCTCTATGCACGAAACAGGGTAATGGACATGGACCGGGGCAGGATGCCCGAGGCGGAGCGGGGCAAATGGTGCGGCGCATGCGGGCACTCCGACGCGTGCAGCGTAAAGCCGTCGCTGCTGAGCAGCCTGTTCAAATGA
- a CDS encoding NifB/NifX family molybdenum-iron cluster-binding protein: MTRFAVPVVSPEGLGSKISEHFARSEYFAILDAKEGKLVSVKVVHCVPDDDKKKAGLLSDRGVEVVLAGRIGSCMVRVFMDKGIPMFSGAEGTVKQAFEDYMAGKLAEVKPNPYQL, translated from the coding sequence ATGACCAGGTTCGCCGTGCCCGTCGTATCACCCGAAGGCCTTGGATCGAAGATTAGCGAGCACTTCGCACGGAGCGAATATTTCGCGATCCTGGATGCGAAAGAGGGCAAGTTGGTTTCTGTTAAGGTCGTTCATTGTGTGCCCGACGACGACAAGAAAAAGGCCGGGCTTCTCTCGGACAGGGGCGTAGAGGTCGTGCTCGCCGGCCGCATCGGCTCCTGCATGGTACGCGTTTTTATGGATAAGGGGATCCCGATGTTCAGCGGTGCCGAGGGCACGGTAAAACAAGCGTTTGAGGATTATATGGCAGGAAAGCTGGCCGAAGTAAAGCCCAACCCGTACCAGCTATGA
- a CDS encoding TIGR04083 family peptide-modifying radical SAM enzyme, translated as MPFHVMLIPTLGCPSKCSYCWSSDPDSPKMSVDTIKEVVEWLKEFRPGEAVTFTFHGGEPLLAGADFYNKSLALLSKSLKDRKIAFAMQTNLWLMTPEIAKVLAKYNIPIGSSLDGPKALNDMQRSEGYYDRTMKGYRIAKENGLDVKFICTFTSYSVKQKEKIFNYFLKNDLTLKLHPALPSLRSNKPGEWALDPEEYGELLVYLLDKYLENMGKIEVMNIDHLCKCIFTGHGTVCTYVDCMGDTFAIGPDGSIYPCYRYVGMPTYVMGNVHDHPTMEDLMGSKAGKLMLRYKKYVDKHCKDCTHINYCRGGCPYNAMAPYDGKIKGVDPHCIAYKRIFDEIIDRMNSDMFGGSSSLESASFGFPPQQSSKQGIMAIMLKEI; from the coding sequence ATGCCTTTCCATGTGATGCTGATCCCGACCCTGGGCTGCCCGTCTAAATGCAGCTATTGCTGGAGCTCCGATCCGGACTCCCCGAAGATGAGCGTCGACACCATCAAAGAGGTGGTCGAGTGGCTGAAAGAGTTCCGGCCGGGCGAGGCGGTCACGTTCACCTTCCACGGCGGCGAGCCGCTCCTCGCCGGGGCCGATTTTTATAATAAATCGCTTGCATTGCTTTCGAAGAGCTTGAAGGACCGGAAGATCGCGTTCGCCATGCAGACCAACCTCTGGCTCATGACGCCCGAGATAGCGAAGGTCCTGGCGAAGTATAATATCCCGATCGGCTCCAGCCTGGACGGGCCCAAAGCGCTGAACGACATGCAGCGGTCGGAGGGCTACTACGACCGGACCATGAAGGGCTACAGGATCGCAAAAGAGAACGGCCTCGACGTTAAGTTCATCTGCACGTTCACATCCTATTCAGTAAAACAAAAAGAAAAAATATTCAACTATTTCCTGAAGAACGACCTGACCCTGAAGCTTCACCCTGCCCTGCCGTCTTTACGGAGTAACAAGCCCGGGGAATGGGCCCTCGACCCGGAAGAGTACGGCGAATTACTCGTATACCTCCTGGACAAGTACCTCGAGAACATGGGAAAGATCGAGGTCATGAACATCGACCACTTATGCAAGTGCATCTTCACCGGCCATGGTACCGTCTGCACGTATGTGGACTGCATGGGCGACACGTTCGCCATCGGCCCCGACGGCAGCATATACCCATGCTACCGCTACGTCGGCATGCCCACCTACGTTATGGGCAACGTCCACGACCACCCTACGATGGAGGATCTGATGGGCTCGAAGGCGGGGAAGCTGATGCTGAGGTACAAGAAATACGTGGATAAGCACTGCAAGGACTGCACGCATATTAATTATTGCCGCGGAGGCTGCCCCTATAATGCGATGGCGCCTTATGATGGCAAGATCAAGGGCGTCGACCCACACTGCATAGCCTATAAGCGTATCTTCGACGAGATCATCGACCGCATGAATAGCGACATGTTCGGCGGCTCGTCGAGCCTGGAGTCGGCCTCGTTCGGGTTCCCGCCCCAGCAGTCCTCGAAGCAGGGCATCATGGCCATTATGCTCAAAGAGATATAA
- a CDS encoding pyridoxal phosphate-dependent aminotransferase: MLSPKASKLPPFYVMEVLERAQELERSGRSIIHLEVGEPDFPTPAHIVEAANEALGRGDTKYTHSMGLLELREAIVGSYKEKFGVDISPDQVIVNSGTSPAMLLLFMGLLEPGDEVIMARPHYACYPNFVDGVGGKTVFAPTKETAGFRLEPDVVKGLISQRTKAILINSPANPTGHVMDSKEYRDICEAAGTIPVISDEIYQGLVYKGKDHSILEFTDNAFILNGFSKLYAMTGWRLGYLIAPKDCVRPLQKLQQNFFICANNFVQHAGVAALRGPQGHIKSMVAEYDRRRKYMLRRLGEIGLPVKSEPSGAYYVLTDVRQYSMDSLSFSRDILEKAGVAVTPGLDFGAEGYLRFSYSNSLENIEEGMDRLDKYLHSQ, encoded by the coding sequence ATGCTGTCGCCTAAAGCTTCGAAGCTGCCCCCTTTCTATGTTATGGAAGTTTTAGAAAGAGCCCAGGAGCTTGAGCGCTCGGGTCGGAGCATCATCCACCTTGAAGTAGGCGAGCCGGACTTTCCCACGCCCGCCCATATCGTGGAGGCGGCCAACGAGGCGCTGGGCCGGGGCGATACGAAATATACTCATAGCATGGGGCTTCTTGAGCTTCGTGAGGCCATCGTCGGATCCTATAAAGAAAAGTTCGGCGTCGACATCAGCCCCGACCAGGTCATCGTAAATTCGGGCACAAGCCCGGCTATGCTTCTTTTGTTCATGGGCCTGCTGGAGCCCGGCGATGAGGTGATCATGGCGAGGCCGCATTATGCCTGCTATCCAAACTTCGTCGACGGTGTGGGCGGCAAGACCGTGTTCGCCCCCACAAAAGAGACGGCCGGGTTCAGGTTAGAGCCCGATGTGGTAAAAGGGCTAATAAGCCAGAGGACTAAGGCAATCCTCATTAACTCACCGGCCAATCCTACGGGGCACGTCATGGACTCGAAAGAATATCGGGATATTTGCGAGGCGGCGGGGACCATACCCGTTATTTCAGACGAGATCTACCAGGGCCTCGTTTACAAAGGTAAAGACCACTCCATCCTCGAATTCACGGACAACGCCTTCATCCTCAACGGATTTTCCAAATTATACGCCATGACCGGCTGGAGGCTCGGGTACCTCATCGCCCCGAAAGACTGCGTCAGGCCGCTCCAAAAGCTCCAGCAGAACTTTTTCATCTGCGCCAACAATTTCGTGCAGCACGCCGGAGTGGCTGCCCTCCGGGGGCCGCAGGGCCATATTAAATCCATGGTCGCCGAGTATGACCGTCGTAGAAAGTACATGTTGAGGCGGCTTGGCGAGATCGGCCTGCCGGTGAAAAGCGAGCCATCGGGCGCCTACTACGTGTTGACTGATGTCCGGCAGTACAGCATGGACTCGCTCAGCTTCAGCAGGGACATTCTCGAAAAAGCCGGAGTCGCCGTAACGCCGGGCCTCGACTTTGGCGCCGAAGGCTACCTCAGGTTCTCTTATTCCAACAGCCTCGAAAATATCGAAGAAGGCATGGACCGGCTGGATAAATATTTACACAGCCAGTAA
- a CDS encoding GNAT family N-acetyltransferase, protein MNGLIFRNITECPGIQETVAGWLWGFWGNPRNFEFYRSLVAHGKDNDIPLVYVAFLDGAPAGAVALLRADLFSRQDLFPWMADLFVLPEYRSRGIGSSLQDFIIEKAKALGYREIYLYTPLKGYYEKKGWKYMGDEMDRDGEMVRIYRKDII, encoded by the coding sequence ATGAACGGTCTAATATTCAGGAATATTACGGAATGCCCTGGTATACAGGAAACTGTTGCAGGGTGGCTATGGGGCTTCTGGGGCAATCCTCGCAACTTCGAGTTTTACCGGAGCCTGGTCGCCCACGGCAAGGATAACGACATTCCCCTGGTCTACGTGGCATTTCTCGATGGTGCGCCGGCAGGCGCCGTGGCATTACTACGTGCCGACCTGTTCTCCCGGCAGGACCTATTCCCGTGGATGGCGGACCTTTTCGTACTCCCCGAGTATCGTTCCCGGGGTATTGGCTCCTCGCTTCAGGACTTCATCATCGAGAAGGCAAAAGCGCTTGGATACCGGGAAATCTACTTGTACACGCCACTTAAGGGTTATTATGAGAAAAAGGGCTGGAAGTACATGGGCGACGAGATGGACAGGGACGGCGAGATGGTAAGGATATATCGAAAGGATATCATTTGA
- a CDS encoding nitroreductase family protein, with protein MDVLEAISKRKSVRAYADKDIEKEKLFKVLEAGRLAPSAKNRQEWRFIVVKDRETRRKLVPACMGQRFIEQAPVTLVGCAVGTDYYMPCGQLAYTVDVSIAFSFMMLEAVELGLGTCWLGAFHEDEVKEILNIPDAMRVVVVMPLGYPAESPGGSFINSSIRMLATGSYRKPLEDIVFWDSYKV; from the coding sequence ATGGATGTACTTGAAGCGATAAGTAAGCGCAAAAGCGTTCGAGCCTACGCCGATAAGGACATCGAGAAAGAGAAGCTGTTTAAGGTGCTGGAGGCCGGAAGGCTGGCGCCATCGGCGAAGAACCGGCAGGAATGGCGTTTCATCGTGGTCAAGGACCGGGAGACGCGACGTAAGCTTGTTCCGGCGTGCATGGGCCAGAGGTTCATCGAGCAGGCCCCCGTGACGCTGGTAGGCTGCGCGGTCGGGACCGATTATTATATGCCCTGCGGGCAGCTCGCCTACACCGTGGACGTGTCGATCGCCTTCTCGTTCATGATGCTGGAGGCCGTGGAACTTGGGCTGGGCACATGCTGGCTGGGCGCCTTCCACGAGGACGAGGTGAAAGAGATCCTTAATATTCCTGATGCGATGAGAGTAGTCGTTGTCATGCCCCTCGGGTATCCGGCAGAGAGTCCCGGCGGCTCATTCATAAATAGCTCTATAAGGATGCTTGCGACTGGCTCGTACCGGAAGCCTCTCGAGGATATCGTTTTTTGGGATAGCTACAAGGTTTAA
- a CDS encoding ABC transporter permease subunit, whose protein sequence is MSLIKIRAIVEKEFDEIMKNKMILSSLLLMPLIMAIIMPLAMLLPVFMTGDAGLSDNETQTYINMLPGADKNDVQGSLFKYFSSAVLPFFMMMPAFLPAIISSYSIIGEKKNRTLEPLLAAPVSVYDIIIGKALSSLIPSLVATWISAVIYMLISSGISIAFLHRLILPDFVIWGLGMLIFAPLIAFLGIMSTVMVSSRVSDPRVAQQISALLIIPIMALFIMQMSGLAMIDVRIMLAMIVIVFIVDAISVRLGKFIFDREEILTRWK, encoded by the coding sequence ATGAGCCTCATAAAGATACGTGCTATCGTGGAAAAAGAGTTCGACGAGATCATGAAGAACAAGATGATCCTCTCGTCGCTATTGCTCATGCCCCTGATCATGGCTATCATCATGCCCCTGGCGATGCTGCTGCCGGTATTCATGACGGGCGATGCGGGGCTGTCGGATAACGAGACGCAGACGTATATCAACATGCTCCCGGGGGCCGATAAGAATGATGTCCAGGGATCGCTGTTCAAGTATTTCTCGAGCGCCGTGCTCCCGTTCTTCATGATGATGCCCGCGTTCCTGCCGGCCATCATATCGTCGTATAGCATCATCGGAGAAAAGAAGAACCGCACGCTTGAGCCATTACTGGCGGCGCCCGTGTCCGTTTACGACATCATCATCGGCAAGGCGCTCTCATCGCTCATCCCGTCGCTCGTGGCGACCTGGATATCGGCGGTCATTTACATGTTGATCTCGTCGGGCATATCGATCGCCTTCCTGCACCGGCTCATACTCCCCGATTTTGTGATATGGGGCCTTGGGATGCTGATCTTTGCGCCGCTGATCGCCTTTTTAGGCATCATGTCGACGGTGATGGTCTCGTCGAGAGTCAGCGACCCGCGTGTCGCTCAGCAGATCAGCGCGCTGCTGATCATCCCGATCATGGCTCTGTTCATCATGCAGATGTCGGGCCTGGCCATGATCGACGTGAGGATCATGCTGGCGATGATCGTCATCGTGTTCATCGTCGATGCCATCAGCGTCCGTCTGGGTAAGTTCATTTTTGACCGGGAAGAGATCCTGACGCGGTGGAAATAA